Part of the Brassica oleracea var. oleracea cultivar TO1000 chromosome C8, BOL, whole genome shotgun sequence genome is shown below.
ATCATGTCCTGAACCATTTATAGGAAGGGCTTTGTGTATTATTGCTTACATGCTTATGGTCCAGACAAAGAACTAAACATAAGAATACTGCAAGGATTATGAATTTCAGGAAAAAACATTGTTCGGTCAGCCCCTACTTCTCCTATAGGGCCATGAGTATACTCAGAACACTCCGAAGAATGTAGCTGCAGCAAAGACTAAGAAGAGAGCTCCACCAACATATCCCACCTAAATCAAAAGATCACCAAATTTTACATCAGTTTGTAAAAGCAATTCAGTTTCTGTGAATGGACTTTGTGTAAGCATTTATTTGCCTTTACCAGTTTCTCAGATATATAGTTGGCTAAGAAGGCGCCGCCCATGATAGCAAGCAATGTTGCCACTAAGTGTCCAGCAATAGCTCCACTCGCAACTCCCCATGGAGACTGTGACACAGAGTTTGATAAATAAGAAAGTTGTTTAGGGTTTAGTGAGCTAATGCTTGTGATGTTTCGGAATGGTATGGATCAAACCTGTGCAGCACCAAGGGCAACAGTTGCAAGCATTGACCGATCTCCCCATTCCTGATTTAGATCAAAGATGCATCAATTATCATCAAAACGTGGATGGTTTAATATACAAATTAAAGTTCCTTACAGCAAAGAACACAAGGCTGAACGATTTCCAGAGGATTTCAAGCGGGTTTGTCAACTTTTTCGACGCCTTTTCTTTAACGAGTTCCTCAGCTTCAGTGTATTCACCGAGTTCTATACCAATTTCCTCACCATTCTTGGCTTCCGCTTGTGGAAGATCCCATGCATCCTTGATGGATTTCAATCCAAAGAACATGAGAAGCGCAATTGCAGCATATTCTCCTATCGGTAGTGCTGTTCAACAAGAGAGAAGAAGTATCCCAATCATATATTTTCCACAGGATTCGTTTTTGAAAAGACTGAAGAGCCTATGGTAGCTTACTTGTCTGGAACTGAGCAGGCACAGATTGAAAAACCTTCCCGATAACAACCGATAAGATAGTCATCAACGATAAAGCTCCCATTGAACCTAAAAGGACCTTCTCGTCAAGAAATCCAAAGAAACGTCAGATGTAACAAATGGACCATAAGAGAATGTGTGAGAGAGATATTAGAAGCAAGCGTACCAATGTTTTCTCGTATTGCATAGCCAACAACGCAGCAATAAAAAATGTCTGCCCAACCCAAAACAATATATATACGTCAGATCTCAGAACACAAAAAGAAATCTATGTAATATGAATAGACATATACTACCTTGTCACCAATCTCAGAAACGAAGATCAGTGAGAAGGCTGCTGTGAAGCCTGATTTTGCAACTGCTGCTAGAACTGAGGATTGTCCTCCCTTGACAAAAGTGATTAGAGAGAATACCAAACCGCAAGCCAGTAGTACAAGTGTTATCGACAAAGAGTACGGGAATGGCCCTTGAGGTTTTAAGCTGCATGATACAAGGATCATATATGCATTTCAAAAGAGTAGTTGAATTACGTTAGGTTCCACTAACGTATTGTATAATTCACAGGGATTAGAAGAAACTCTACTATTAAGATTAACATTACCAACTTTACAGGAATTCTAACTTTTTACGTTATTCACAATCAAGTATGTTTCTTACAAGTATAATCATGTATAATCTCATCACCAACTAGCACAATATTCCAAACTTAGTACACATAAATAATCACCATGACCTATGTACTTCCTAGTGACTTATGCCCTTTAAATGCAACTTACTCATATAAAAAGCAAGAGTTAAAGAGATGGATAAATCTAAGCAGCAGCAAATGTTGGTTCCCTTACTAACAAGAAGAATATACTAATAAGGTGGCAAAAATATGAACTAGTAACCTTTCTGATGAGGTGGCATGAGAGTGATCAAGAGAACTACTTTGAGATCCATCCTCCTCACTACCAGATCCAACACCAGCATTTGATGCATGAACTCTAAATTTTCCGCAGAGCGAATCCGATCTTGATGTCCATCTACATCTTACTGCAAAGCCAGTTATGTAAGTTCATTAACACTTGAAAAAAAACCCAACACAATATAAGCAGATCATGAAATCAATCAGCTGTAAGTGCTTATATGGGTTTTGATTAGCCTGTAGCAAAACCGTCTTCTACAGATTAATTCCAACTCTTAGTTGCACTATTCAGTGGATCCAAGCAGCATAAATAGAGTTCTCTGGTGTGTTGATGGAATCTCAATCGGAACTTGGGAAGAGTAAACTTACAAGGAGGAGGAGACGCTGGTTTTCTAGAATTCTTCGGGCAAGGCAACGATTCAGACAGAGAGAGAAATGGGAGCTTCCGTACTGAGTATACAAATGCTAATGCTGTGGATTTAGCACTATTGCTAACGCCTGTAACAGTCATTGTTCTTTTACTCTGAATCCACGGAAGCAGAGGGTTTAGTGAATCATTGCTTTGGTTTGATAAACAGGAAACCCAGAAAGAAAGAAATAAAGATGGGAGACTTTCTTCGGATATTACTCTGCAGAGAGAGAGAGAAAGGGTTATAGTGATGATGGAGATAGGATTGTGCAATTCGGGTTGCTTTGTCTGTGCGGTTGGGATTTGACTTCGCTTTGCCACGTGTGTTTTTTGCACTCAAGGATAAAGAAACGGCATCCTTTTATGACTATCCAAGTGATTCAGTGATAATTATTATTTTTAATACAACTTCAACTTCGGTTAACATGATTTTCACCATATTAGTGATTCAACCACACTTACAAACTGATTAATCTAATATTACCTACGAGCACATACATGGATCCTACTTACCCAATGTTTGAACCGAAAACTGTCGATAAACTAGTAAGAGAAAGAGACGAGAACTCGTCGGTGGGTCGAGACAAAAGCATTTATTAGATCAGAGAATCGTTTAATTGAGTTACAAAAGAGGAAATATGCGGTAGAAAGTAAGCCGGCGAAAGCTAGTTCGCCCGAAGGTACAAGTCGGTGAGAAAGAGAAATGAAACCCTAGTACTAGCCGAAAGTAAGTGTGTGGTGATTTGTGGATCCCTTCCTTGATGCTTCTTCATCTGCTTATATAGTCGTTTCAACCCTTCTTGCCTTGTTCGTTTTTTGCTTTTGGGCCTCGGCCTGTCGGGCCTTTGGAGTAAAGCACTCCGGTGAGCCGTTGGAGGAAGACGCTTCAGTCGCTGGCTCGAATCGACTTAAAAGCAGTGGAGAGTCCTTCCAGCTTTCTGTCACCGAGCCGAGCTGACAATTCCGATTCTATCGGGCCGGACCTGCCGACTGATGGGCCTTGTGGGAGGATTTAATCCAGTCCCAACAGTAAGTCCCCCCAGTTCGCTAGTGAATGTCGCAGCCAGTCTTAGCGAATTTTTAGGTAGGGGTCCGGAAGTCGGATGATTAGGTCCCTTGTCTCGGTTTGTCGTCGGGGAGCGAGCGACTTAACCTGGAGGACCTCAGAATCCTTGTGTCGATGCATTTTAGTCGCTTTTCGCGTACCGCAAGCTCCAAGTAAGTTAGCTTCTTTTTAGTCCTTTAAATGCGAGTGTGCCGACCGAGTTATCGTCCCGGTTCAGTTCTTAGTACTGTTCCGAGATGCTGGTTTACTCTAGACCGAGACCGGTTTTTGTTTGAGGAGATGGAGCGTCGCGACAAAAGTGTGATGGGCGGCTCGTTTATGAGGCCCATTTAGGCCATTTTAGGTTTAATCATGACGCCTCGGAGGAATCGCGCCTACCCCTTTATAAATATGGGGAGTTTCTCTCATCTCTTGTTGAAGTCCTAAAATCCGTTGTTCAACCAGAGTCTCACCGAACCTCCCAAACCGGCCACCTAGGAGACACCTGCGACAGACGTTCAGTCCAAGGAGCCTATCTCGACAACCAGAAGGAGTTTGCCTATGAAACCAATTCTCCCAGATGTCTAGCTGACTAAGGAGTCAGGCAGGTTTTGAATTTCAAGAGACGCTTCACGGACCAGAAAGTTATGAATTTTACAAGTCAGAGGTTTTTAAGCCCGTCCATCTGCGAGTACCCAACTTTAGAAGGAGATTCAAGCCAAGGAAGGAGCGTCCTGAACCAAAGCTCATCATAGGATTCAAGAGGGATCTCTCAGATTTCCAACAAGCCCAATATCAGGAGATATTCCCACGGAATTATGAAGTTATGATCCAATCTCCAAAACCGGCCAAACCAGTTCTACACTTGCCTCAATTGGAAGCTAACCGGTTCAATCAGCTTCAAACCAGACATTGGCGACCAGGAGATCAATCTATACATTCAGGAAGTGAATCAAGTGATCCATAAGAGTTCTACAAGTTCATGTCATGCACCAGCCAACATAGGATCAGGAGGATCCCCATTAACACCAACTTGCCTTATTTGGAGATTCTTGCCATCCAGCTCCAACAGCTCTTTTTCCTTCAGATTAGGCACGACCTCAGCACATTTAAAGCAGTCAATAAGGTTCCCAGGAAGCTTAGTTATCCCCTAAAATCTTCCAGGTTCAAGAAAGATCAGATTCTTTACTTGGAGCCAAAATCCCACAAAAGGTTCCAACGGCTAGTTTTTGATTTCTTTCTTAGTTTTGATTTGTTTCCTTTTTTATTAGTTCTAGAACGTTAGGACCTTTGTCTCTGAGCATTATATAAGCTCCTAGACGTCCATTGTAAAGAAACCCTCAGTCATCTAAGAATTTATAGAAGTTATTCAGTTTTTATCAAAGATTGTTATTTGCATAAAATATCGGTCTTTAGGATTCAAAGAGAGATTCTTTGTTGTTCTATTGATTTCGTGAGTATAGTTTGTGTGTGGAAATCAAACAAGCTCAGTACAAAGATTGAGAGAGTCAATCACTTCGTTCCATCATACCACCAGATTGAGTGATTCAATCAAGCCCTCATCTGCAATTCCACTTCAAGTCCATCAATTGATCAAGCTGAGAGTATTATACAACCAGCAGCTTGATTCCACCTTATCTATCCTTTTTCTTTCATTTCATTATTCTTATTATTTTTATTATCATCATCGTCTCATTGGTTTTGCATTTGTTTCAGGTTTACAACTTGATTTCAATCATATCGCCCACCCGATCATCTATTTGGTCGATCTATTCAAACCTCAGGCCATCCCTACGACCTGCCTGAATCTGTGCCTACAACATTTTGGTATCAGAGCGAAAGTTCCAGAATCAGGTGAAATCTATCCTTGCCTCATTCATTGCTTGCATTTGTTTTTCCATTCATAAACCAAAAATCCATAAAAACTGTCTTTTGCTTCAAGTTTTTTGTTTCTGCATATTTTTTTCTTGCTGTTCTTATAAACCACGAAAAAAATAATAAAGATGTGCTTGATTCATATTACTTGCACTTAGTTTCGAAATTCTTGTTAGTTTCCTTTTTGTTTTGTTTCCATAATCGAAAATCCCATAAAAAATGCCATTTTGAATTTGTTTCATTTGTCAGCATATCCTTCAAAAAAAAAAAAAAATACTAGTTATTTTTTCATGTCATATTAGTTGATCCATTTCGTGATTGCATCAAAAAAAGAAAAAGAAATATTTTAAGACCTTAGTTTATATCATTTTGCATACTGGTTGTTTAATTGTTTGCAAATCAAGAAAATTCAAAAAAAAAATCATTGTTAGTTTGTTTTCCATCTTTGTGTATCATCATTGCATATAGTCTTCATTCGAGTGTGCATTAAGAAAACCAAAAAAAAATCATTTTGCATAGTTTATTTTATTTTCGGTCCATGTTTGCATATTTGTCGGTTTAGTCTAAGTTTGCATTAATTCATTTGTTTTCTCGGTTCGACCAGCACTTCCCTATTTTTCACTTGATCTTTGAGATTGTTTTCAGGAAGCTATGGCAGGAGAAACCCAACTTCTCAAGGAAAACCAAACTCTTTTTGGCAGCTTTAAAGAAAGTAAAAGATCAGATTGCTCGGTTGGAGAAAATACACAAGGCACAAGGCCAACGACCACAGCAAGGAGAAAGAAGATATGGAGATGCACCAGAGGATGTCTATGTCGAGCACAAGCCACCAAATCCTTCATGGATTAATTAACATCCAACTTCTCAAACCCATACTCATCATATTGCTAATTCTCGGTTTGATTATAATTCTTTTGATGATAAAATTGAACTCTTTACATTTTCAGGAGGAAGAAGCTACCTATTTTGGGAGAGGAACCTTGATGAATGGTTTCACTACAACAACACCCTGAAGGAAGAAAGACTATCTTATGCCATTGATCAACTAAGAGGTGACGCCTTTAGATGGTGGGTACGAGAGGAAGATGATAGATTGTTTTACAAGGAGCCAGCTATAAAAACATGGGGAACTCTTAAGGAAGTCATGAGGGATGAATTTGCACCAGAACTCACAAGTTCTAAGATCCAAAAGATATACCCGAGGAGGTATCTAACTCATGGTTCCAAAGAAAAATCCGAACCTGTTATTGTCCAAGTAAAAGCTAAGGTAAGTCCTATACTTGATAATTTGGTTTAAAATCTCCCACTGGTATGAGTCACTTGTCTTTGTCAAAGAAAGCTAAGACAGGTCTTCAGGTCCAACAAAAATCGACCTCCACATCCTTGTTGGAACCAAAAGTTCTCAAAGAATTATGTCCAAGGAACAATGACATTTTAGACCCAAAAAAGGAGGAAACATCAAGCCAAGGTAAGTCTTCTAATTCTAAAATTCTGAAAGATCAGACATGTTTTAGATGTCATAAAATAGGACACTTTGTTGTAGCTTGTCCAACTAAACAAGTATTGAAAGAAACATCACTAGAAAATAAATCTGAACTGTTTAAAATGAGTGATAGTTTTATTAAATCTGATTTGTTGGTTCCAAATTCTTGTATAATGCACTAGTCTTTGCCAGAAAGTTTTGATCCAAGAATAAAGAAAAGAGAAGGAACTCCAAACCGAGATCAAAAGATGAAGCTAAACAACACAAGTTGCCCAAAGAAGAAAATCATTCTTCAACTTGTGGATGCTATCAAAGTAAGTCTGGAACTTTCACATTATGTTTAGCAGTGTCCAAACACAGATTTAATGCACTTGATTTTTGTCCAGAATGTTGAGATTATTTCAGGTTGCAAAGAAGAAAGCTTCAAAGAAATCCCACAGGATACTCTTTTGATGCTAGGAGAATCAACCCCAAAGATGGCCAACAAAGAGAGTACCAGAAGTGTGGAGCACCATCTACTTCAGAAGAGATGAAATAACCATGTCCAGGGCAGAGGCGTGATATCCTATCTGCTTAAAGGAGAACCACCTGATACACAACCCATTCCCAAACCGAAACAATACCAAGGTAAGGCTCTAGAAACTCAAAAGAGAATGAAAACTGACTTGCTCTATCAAGGTGCAGGTTCTACAGTTTCGAGGTCGAAACCTTGTCAAGAGGGACGGGATGTTACAGTCCTGAAATCCGTGGTTCAACCAGAGTCTCACCAAACTTCCCAAACCGGCCACCTAGGAGACACCAGCGATAGACGTTCAGTCTAAGTAGCCTATCTCGACAACTAGAAGGATTTTGTCTATGAAATAAATTTTACCAGATCTCTAACTCACAAAGGAGTCAGTGAGGCATGGAATTTAAAGAGAAACTTTACGGACCAGAAAGTTATGAATTTTACAAGTCAGAGGTTTCTCAGCCTGTCCATCTGCGAGTACCCAACTTTAGAAGGAGATTCAAGCCCAAGGAAGGAGAGGCCTGAACCAAAGCCCATCATAGGATTCAATAGGGATATCTCAGATTTACAACAAGCCCAATATCAATAGATATGGCCACAGAATTATGAAGTTATGATCCAATCTCCAAAACCGGCCAAACCAGTTTTACACTTGCCTCAATTGGAAGCTAACCGGTTCAATCAGCCTCAACCAAACATTGGTGACCAGGATATCAATATATACATTCAGGAAGTGAATCCAGTGATCCAGAAGAGTTCTACAAGTTCATACCATGCACCAGCCAACATAGGATCAGGAGGATCCCCATTAACACCAACTTGCCTTTTTTGGAGATTCTTGCCATCCAGCTCCAACAGCTCTTTTTCCTTTAGATTAGGCACGACCTCAGCACATTACAAGCAGTCAAGAAGGTTCCCAGGAAGCTTACTTATCCCCTAAAATATTCCAGGTTCAAGAAATATCAGATTATTTACTTGGAGCCAAAATCCCACAAAAGGCTCCAACGGCTAATTTTTTATTTCTTTCTTAGTTTTGATTTGTTTCCTTTTCTATTAGTTCTAGAATGTTAGAACCTTTGTTTCTGAGCATTATATAAGCTTCTAGACGTCCATTGTAAATAAACCCTCAGTCATCTAAGAATTTATAAAATTTATTCAGTTTTTATCAAAGATTGTTCTTTGCATAAAATATCGGTCCTTAGGATTCAAAGAGAGATTCTTTGTTGTTCTATTGATTTCGTTAGTATAGTTTTTTTGTGCAAATCAAACAAGCTCAGTATACAGATTGAGAGAGCCAATCACTTCGTTCCATCATACCACCAGATTGAGAGATTCAATCAAGCCCTCATCCGCAATTCCACTTCAAGTCCATCAATTGATCAAGCTGAGAGTATTATACAACCAGCAGCTTGATTCCACCTTATCTATCCTTTTTCTTTCATTTCATTATTCTTATTATTTTTATATCATCATCGTCTCATTCGTTTTGCATTTTTTTCAGGTTTACAACTTGATTTCAATCATATCGCCCACCCGATCATCTATTTGGTCGATCTTTCCAAACCTCAGGCCATCCATACGACCAGCCTGAATCTATGACTACAACATTTTGGTATCAGAGCTGATGTTCCTGAATCAGGTGAAATATATCCTTGCCTCATTCACTGCTTGCATTTGTTTTTCCATTCATAAACCGAAAATCCATTATAACAGTCTTTTGCTTCAAGTTTTTTGTTTGTGCATATTTTGGTCTTGCTGTTCTTATAAACCACGAAAAAGAAAAATAAAGATGTGTTTGATTCATATTACTTGAACTTAGTTTCGAAATTCTTGTTAGTTTCCTTTTTGTTTTGTTTCCATAATCGAAAATCCCATAAAAAATGCCATTTTGAATTTGTTTCCTTTGTTTGCATATCCTTCAAAAACAAAAAATCATACTAGTTATTTTTTCATGTCAGATTAGGTTATCCATTTCGTGAATGCATCAGAAAAGAAAAAGAAATATTTTAAGACCTTAATTTATATCATTTTGCATACTAGTTGTCTAATTGTTTGCATATCAAGAAAATTCAAAAAAACAAAATCATTGTTAGTTTGTTTTCCATCTTTGTGTATCATCATTGCATATAGTCTTCATTCGACTTTGTATTAAGAAAACCAAAAGAAAAATCATTTTGCATAGTTTATTTCATTTTCGGTCCATGTTTGCATATTTCTCGGTTTAGTCTAAGTTTGTATTAATTCATTTGTTTTCTCGGTTCGACCAGCACTTCCCTATTTTTCACTTGATCTTTGAGATTGTTTTCAGGAAGCTATGGCAGAAGAAACCCAGAGCCAACTTCTCAAGGAAAACCAAACTCTTTTGGCAGCTTTAAAGAAAGTAAAAGATCAGATTGCTCGGTTGGAGAAAANNNNNNNNNNNNNNNNNNNNNNNNNNNNNNNNNNNNNNNNNNNNNNNNNNNNNNNNNNNNNNNNNNNNNNNNNNNNNNNNNNNNNNNNNNNNNNNNNNNNNNNNNNNNNNNNNNNNNNNNNNNNNNNNNNNNNNNNNNNNNNNNNNNNNNNNNNNNNNNNNNNNNNNNNNNNNNNNNNNNNNNNNNNNNNNNNNNNNNNNNNNNNNNNNNNNNNNNNNNNNNNNNNNNNNNNNTCTTAAGGAAGTCATGAGGGATGAATTTGCACCAGAACTCACAAGTTCTAAGATCCAAAAGATATACCCGAGGAGGTATCTAACTCATGGTTCCAAAGGAAAATCCGAACCTGTTATTGTCCAAGTAAAAGCTAAGGTAAGTCCTATACTTGATAATTTGGTTTAAAATCTCCCACTGGTATGAGTCACTTGTCTTTGTCAAAGAAAGCTAAGACAGGTCTTCAGGTCCAACAAAAACCGACCTCCACATCCTTGTTGGAACCAAAAGTTCTCAAAGAATTATGTCCAAGGAACAATGACATTTTAGACCCAAAAAAGGAGGAAACATCAAGCCAAGGTAAGTCTTCTAATTCTAAAATTCTGAAAGATCAGACATGTTTTAGATGTCATAAAATAGGACACTTTGTTGTAGCTTGTCCAACTAAACAAGTATTGAAAGAAACATCACTAGAAAATAAATCTGAACTGTTTAAAATGAGTGATAGTTTTATTAAATCTGATTTGTTGGTTCCAAATTCTTGTATAATGCACTAGTCTTTGCCAGAAAGTTTTGATCCAAGAATAAAGAAAAGAGAAGGAACTCCAAACCGAGATCAAAAGATGAAGCTAAACAACACAAGTTGCCCAAAGAAGAAAATCATTCTTCAACTTGTGGATGCTACCAAAGTAAGTCTGGAACTTTCACATTATGTTTATCAGTGTCCAAACACAGATTTAATGCACTTGATTTTTGTCCAGAATGTTGAGATTATTTCAGGTTGCAAAGAAGAAAGCTTCAAAGAAATACCACCGGATACTCTTTTGATGCTAGGAGAATCAACCCCAAAGATGGCCAACAAAGAGAGTACCAGAAGTGTGGAGCACCATCTACTTCAGAAGAGATGAAATAACCATGTCCAGGGCAGAGGCGTGATATCCTATCTGCTTAAAGGAGAACCACCTGATACACAACCCATTCCCAAACCGAAACAATACCAAGGTAAGGCTCTAGAAACACAAAAGAGAATGAAAACTGACTTGCTCTATCATGGTGCAGGTTCTACAGTTTCGAGGTCGAAAGCTTGTCATGAGGGACGGGATGTTGCAGTCCTGAAATCCGTGGTTCAACCAGAGTCTCACCAAACCTCCCAAACCGGCCACCTAGGAGACACCAGCGATAGACATTCAGTCTAAGTAGCCTATCTCGACAACCAGAAGGATTTTGTCTATGAAACAAATTTCACCAGATCTCTAACTCATAAAGGAGTCAGTGAGGCATGGAATTTCAAGAGAAACTTCACGGACCAGAAAGTTATGAATTTTACAAGTCAGAGATATTTAAGCCCGTCCATCTGCGAGTACCCAACTTTAGAAGGAGATTCAAGCCCAGGAAGGAGGGGCCTGAACCAAAGCTCATCATAGGATTCAAGAGGGATATCTCAGATTTACAACAAGCCCAATATCAGGAGATATTCCCACGGAATTATGAAGTTATGATCCAATCTCCAAAACCGGCCAAACCAGTTCTACACTTGCCTCAATTGGAAGCTAACCGGTTCAATCAGCCTCAAACCAGACATTGGCGACCAGGAGATCAATCTATACATTCAGGAAGTGAATCAAGTGATCCATAAGAATTCTACAAGTTCATGTCATGCACCAGCCAACATAGGATCAGGAGGATCCCCATTAACACCAACTTGCCTTATTTGGAGATTCTTGCCATCCAGCTCCAACAGCTCTTTTTCCTTCAGATTAGGCACGACCTCAGCACATTTCAAGCAGTCAAGAAGGTTCCCAGGAAGCTTAGTTATCCCCTAAAATCTTCCAGGTTCAAGAAAGATCAGATTCTTTACTTGGAGCCAAAATCCCACAAAANNNNNNNNNNNNNNNNNNNNNNNNNNNNNNNNNNNNNNNNNNNNNNNNNNNNNNNNNNNNNNNNNNNNNNNNNNNNNNNNNNNNNNNNNNNNNNNNNNNNNNNNNNNNNNNNNNNNNNNNNNNNNNNNNNNNNNNNNNNNNNNNNNNNNNNNNNNNNNNNNNNNNNNNNNNNNNNNNNNNNNNNNNNNNNNNNNNNNNNNNNNNNNNNNNNNNNNNNNNNNNNNNNNNNNNNNNNNNNNNNNNNNNNNNNNNNNNNNNNNNNNNNNNNNNNNNNNNNNNNNNNNNNNNNNNNNNNNNNNNNNNNNNNNNNNNNNNNNNNNNNNNNNNNNNNNNNNNNNNNNNNNNNNNNNNNNNNNNNNNNNNNNNNNNNNNNNNNNNNNNNNNNNNNNNNNNNNNNNNNNNNNNNNNNNNNNNNNNNNNNNNNNNNNNNNNNNNNNNNNNNNNNNNNNNNNNNNNNNNNNNNNNNNNNNNNNNNNNNNNNNNNNNNNNNNNNNNNNNNNNNNNNNNNNNNNNNNNNNNNNNNNNNNNNNNNNNNNNNNNNNNNNNNNNNNNNNNNNNNNNNNNNNNNNNNNNNNNNNNNNNNNNNNNNNNNNNNNNNNNNNNNNNNNNNNNNNNNNNNNNNNNNNNNNNNNNNNNNNNNNNNNNNNNNNNNNNNNNNNNNNNNNNNNNNNNNNNNNNNNNNNNNNNNNNNNNNNNNNNNNNNNNNNNNNNNNNNNNNNNNNNNNNNNNNNNNNNNNNNNNNNNNNNNNNNNNNNNNNNNNNNNNNNNNNNNNNNNNNNNNNNNNNNNNNNNNNNNNNNNNNNNNNNNNNNNNNNNNNNNNNNNNNNNNNNNNNNNNNNNNNNNNNNNNNNNNNNNNNNNNNNNNNNNNNNNNNNNNNNNNNNNNNNNNNNNNNNNNNNNNNNNNNNNNNNNNNNNNNNNNNNNNNNNNNNNNNNNNNNNNNNNNNNNNNNNNNNNNNNNNNNNNNNNNNNNNNNNNNNNNNNNNNNNNNNNNNNNNNNNNNNNNNNNNNNNNNNNNNNNNNNNNNNNNNNNNNNNNNNNNNNNNNNNNNNNNNNNNNNNNNNNNNNNNNNNNNNNNNNNNNNNNNNNNNNNNNNNNNNNNNNNNNNNNNNNNNNNNNNNNNNNNNNNNNNNNNNNNNNNNNNNNNNNNNNNNNNNNNNNNNNNNNNNNNNNNNNNNNNNNNNNNNNNNNNNNNNNNNNNNNNNNNNNNNNNNNNNNNNNNNNNNNNNNNNNNNNNNNNNNNNNNNNNNNNNNNNNNNNNNNNNNNNNNNNNNNNNNNNNNNNNNNNNNNNNNNNNNNNNNNNNNNNNNNNNNNNNNNNNNNNNNNNNNNNNNNNNNNNNNNNNNNNNNNNNNNNNNNNNNNNNNNNNNNNNNNNNNNNNNNNNNNNNNNNNNNNNNNNNNNNN
Proteins encoded:
- the LOC106312797 gene encoding GDT1-like protein 2, chloroplastic; the protein is MTVTGVSNSAKSTALAFVYSVRKLPFLSLSESLPCPKNSRKPASPPPLRCRWTSRSDSLCGKFRVHASNAGVGSGSEEDGSQSSSLDHSHATSSESLKPQGPFPYSLSITLVLLACGLVFSLITFVKGGQSSVLAAVAKSGFTAAFSLIFVSEIGDKTFFIAALLAMQYEKTLVLLGSMGALSLMTILSVVIGKVFQSVPAQFQTTLPIGEYAAIALLMFFGLKSIKDAWDLPQAEAKNGEEIGIELGEYTEAEELVKEKASKKLTNPLEILWKSFSLVFFAEWGDRSMLATVALGAAQSPWGVASGAIAGHLVATLLAIMGGAFLANYISEKLVGYVGGALFLVFAAATFFGVF